From the genome of Methanosphaera cuniculi, one region includes:
- a CDS encoding diphthine--ammonia ligase: protein MKAVILYSGGKDSTMAIYHAQKNNDEIYALLTMVSRNDQSYMFHVPAIDMVDYTAAAMELPVIEIATDGIKEEELDDLEGSLIRLKDKGIECVYTGAIESEYQRSRIEAICDRLDLECISPLWHRDPVEYMNEIIDLGFDVILTGVSAYGLDEKWLGRKITKESLDELIKLNEKYGIHVAFEGGEAETLVLDGPMYDRRVVIDEAERIFKCDSGIYDIKKVHLEEKYDYSLD from the coding sequence ATGAAAGCAGTAATACTATATTCTGGTGGAAAAGATAGTACAATGGCAATATATCATGCACAAAAAAATAATGATGAAATATATGCACTACTAACAATGGTATCACGAAATGATCAATCCTACATGTTTCATGTACCAGCAATAGACATGGTAGACTATACTGCTGCAGCAATGGAACTACCGGTAATAGAAATAGCAACAGATGGAATAAAAGAAGAAGAACTAGATGATCTTGAAGGAAGTTTAATAAGACTTAAAGATAAAGGTATTGAATGTGTATATACAGGAGCAATAGAATCAGAATATCAAAGATCAAGAATCGAAGCAATATGTGACAGATTAGATCTTGAATGTATATCACCACTATGGCATAGAGACCCTGTAGAATATATGAATGAAATAATTGACCTAGGATTTGATGTAATACTAACAGGAGTATCAGCATATGGACTAGATGAAAAATGGCTAGGACGAAAAATAACCAAAGAATCCTTAGATGAACTAATAAAACTAAATGAAAAATATGGAATACACGTAGCATTTGAAGGAGGAGAAGCTGAAACATTAGTACTTGATGGTCCTATGTATGATAGACGTGTTGTTATTGATGAAGCTGAGAGAATATTTAAATGTGATAGTGGAATTTATGATATTAAAAAAGTACATCTAGAAGAAAAATATGATTATAGTCTAGATTAA
- a CDS encoding phosphopantothenate/pantothenate synthetase — protein MLNKDHPRYKSLLYREKIVKAHDAGILADSGMIAHGRGETFDYLIGEKTTPNAKNTIDIAACYFLVAENPVISVNGNTTALVADEIAELSKLLNIPIEINLYYRTDERVLNISRVYEDLGITNLLGTNDDEFIDTPDLNGPRSPVSIDGINKADLIFIPLEDGDRAEKLTINNNKNTICVDLNPLSRTAQTSTVSIVDNIVRVIPELIDSIKKHQNMSKDELNDKIKSFSNEENLSNSINDIIKRFK, from the coding sequence ATGTTAAATAAAGATCATCCAAGATATAAATCATTACTTTATCGTGAAAAAATAGTAAAAGCACATGATGCTGGCATTCTTGCAGATTCAGGTATGATAGCACATGGACGAGGCGAAACATTTGATTATCTAATAGGTGAAAAAACAACACCTAATGCTAAAAATACAATAGATATAGCAGCATGTTATTTTCTAGTAGCTGAAAATCCTGTAATATCAGTAAATGGAAATACAACAGCATTAGTAGCTGATGAAATTGCAGAACTTTCAAAACTTCTTAATATACCTATTGAAATAAATTTATATTATCGTACAGATGAACGTGTCTTGAATATATCACGTGTATATGAAGATCTTGGTATTACAAATCTTCTTGGTACAAATGATGATGAATTTATTGATACACCAGATTTAAATGGTCCAAGATCACCTGTTAGTATTGATGGAATAAACAAAGCTGATCTTATATTCATACCATTAGAAGATGGAGATAGAGCAGAAAAACTCACAATTAACAACAATAAAAATACCATATGTGTTGATTTAAATCCACTTTCACGTACTGCTCAAACATCTACTGTATCAATTGTAGATAATATTGTACGTGTAATACCAGAACTTATTGATTCAATAAAAAAACATCAAAACATGTCTAAAGATGAGTTAAATGATAAGATTAAATCATTTAGTAATGAGGAGAATCTTTCAAATTCTATAAATGATATCATTAAAAGATTTAAGTAA
- a CDS encoding protein translocase subunit SecF translates to MDIINYITRQSHKPLIVIPVILMVLSLLYLGVFGLNEGIDLKGGTMVTLDVNPSTTSNQITDNIEKTLGVSDVKTSIDGSTATVEIPVDINQVTFEQKFSNQYNILSFKSVGALLTDASITQIIYALVFAFVFMAATVFFVFRDIVPSAAIILSAICNLSIAVGGMSLFGIPLSVASVGALLMLIGYGVDTDILLTTRLLKRKEGSLDDRAENACRTGLTMTITALSAMVVLFLVVIIFIPAASVLEEISAVLIMGLLSDLLSTWLMNLGILKWHAERGGKH, encoded by the coding sequence GTGGATATAATTAATTATATTACACGCCAGTCTCATAAGCCTCTGATTGTAATTCCAGTAATACTAATGGTATTATCACTACTATATCTTGGAGTTTTCGGATTAAATGAAGGGATAGATCTTAAGGGTGGTACCATGGTAACATTGGATGTTAATCCTTCTACAACATCAAATCAAATAACTGATAATATAGAAAAAACACTCGGAGTATCTGATGTTAAAACCTCAATTGATGGATCAACAGCAACTGTTGAAATACCAGTTGATATTAACCAGGTAACCTTTGAGCAGAAGTTTTCAAATCAGTATAACATTTTAAGTTTTAAAAGTGTAGGAGCACTTCTAACGGATGCTTCTATTACACAGATTATTTATGCATTAGTATTTGCATTTGTATTTATGGCAGCTACAGTATTCTTTGTATTTAGAGATATTGTACCATCAGCTGCTATTATACTATCTGCTATTTGTAACCTATCTATTGCAGTAGGAGGTATGTCATTATTTGGTATACCATTATCTGTTGCTAGTGTAGGTGCACTTTTAATGCTTATAGGGTATGGAGTAGATACAGATATTCTTCTAACAACACGACTTCTTAAAAGAAAAGAAGGATCACTTGATGATCGTGCAGAAAATGCATGTAGAACAGGTCTTACAATGACAATAACAGCTCTATCTGCTATGGTTGTATTATTCCTTGTTGTTATAATATTTATACCAGCAGCATCTGTACTTGAAGAAATATCTGCAGTATTAATCATGGGATTACTCTCAGATTTACTATCCACATGGCTTATGAACTTAGGTATACTAAAATGGCACGCAGAAAGAGGTGGTAAACATTAA
- a CDS encoding M42 family metallopeptidase codes for MVDLLRKLSEACGISGYEDEVRDIIKEELDGNVDSIETDIMGNLISTHEGKEGKPSVMLASHMDEIGLMVSYIDDDGFLRFVKIGGINDQMLLNQEVYVQTPDGEIPGIIGSKPPHITSAAEAKKIISYKDMFIDIGANSKEQAEELVSIGDPIVFHTDFEECLNDLVMGKALDNRVGCAVMVEVMKQTDCDATVYGVGTVQEEVGLKGAKTSAFKLNPDMAIALDVTIAGDHPGVKPEDAPVKAGDGPVISFADASGRGLLTHPMMKKLLVEAAEAAGVDYQIEVGDGGTTDATAIHLTREGIATATLSSGSRYIHTPISVVSMKDVEDTVKLILEFLKRL; via the coding sequence ATGGTAGATTTACTACGTAAATTATCAGAAGCATGCGGAATCTCAGGATACGAAGATGAAGTACGAGATATAATCAAAGAAGAACTAGATGGAAATGTAGATTCAATAGAAACCGATATAATGGGAAACCTCATATCAACCCATGAAGGAAAAGAAGGAAAACCAAGCGTAATGCTAGCATCACACATGGATGAAATTGGACTCATGGTAAGCTACATAGACGATGATGGATTCCTAAGATTTGTAAAAATCGGTGGAATAAACGATCAAATGCTACTAAATCAAGAAGTATATGTACAAACACCAGATGGTGAAATACCAGGTATCATTGGATCCAAACCACCACACATTACAAGTGCAGCAGAAGCTAAAAAAATCATATCATACAAAGATATGTTCATAGACATCGGAGCTAACAGCAAAGAACAAGCAGAAGAACTAGTATCAATAGGAGATCCAATAGTATTCCACACAGACTTTGAAGAATGTCTAAATGACCTTGTAATGGGAAAAGCACTAGATAACCGTGTAGGTTGTGCTGTAATGGTAGAAGTAATGAAACAAACAGACTGTGATGCTACAGTATATGGTGTGGGAACTGTACAAGAAGAAGTAGGACTTAAAGGAGCAAAAACTTCAGCATTCAAATTAAACCCAGATATGGCAATAGCATTAGATGTAACAATTGCAGGAGACCATCCTGGTGTTAAACCTGAAGATGCACCAGTAAAAGCAGGAGATGGACCTGTAATATCATTTGCTGATGCAAGTGGACGAGGACTACTAACACATCCAATGATGAAAAAATTACTCGTAGAAGCAGCAGAAGCAGCAGGTGTTGACTACCAAATAGAAGTAGGTGATGGTGGAACAACTGATGCTACAGCAATACATCTTACACGTGAAGGAATAGCAACAGCAACACTCTCAAGTGGATCAAGATACATCCACACACCAATAAGTGTTGTAAGTATGAAAGATGTGGAAGATACAGTAAAACTCATACTTGAATTCTTAAAAAGATTATAA
- a CDS encoding beta strand repeat-containing protein: MKKTNYKFLLTALVIMSIFITLSTISATDNVSSDNAQLTTSDDITQLQSEQINTDIKKTNTENKDIQKEISTKKNNKINNTNNQKTTKKDTYSVNNYQELYNKVEDIKSNSQNTEETITLNKGTYTITNPINWGNTTQTTKKLTIKGNGQVIDGKGVKNFISVKNDYILNLENIIIQNTNASNGSAVSTNNATVNIQNSQFNNNNASMGGAIHNYNRSSITITNTTFNNNNAKSGGAIYNRFANLTVTNVTATQNNATWGGFVYNAYNGDVRLINSQFNKNNASIGGVSYTALTSRTKVSNSNFTENTANSYAGAIYVQNSNATVENSNFNKGTSKYGGSLYMDGGIVTITNSNFTEDQAKAGSGGSLYATGSNVKLTVSNSNFKDCTSDMGGAIYTNTNGLVVENSNFKNCIDNKYNTTIYTFQGLTLKNSTIIADIATVNAGEQVTITAPVNDRTLSENELITFNVEGKDYTTTKTGIAIIYNTTFTKGGNQVVTVSFPSQPGNTMTLNYNVIKTGEFNVTGYEELYNKVEEIKANNEYTEVTINLKSGDYSITNPINWGNTTHTTKTITIKGNNQVIDGKKVKNFISVKNDYTLNLENIIIQNTNASNGSAVSTNNATVNIQNSQFNNNNASMGGAIHNYNRSTITITNTTFNNNNAKSGGAIYNRFANLTVTNVTATKNNATWGGFVYNAYNGDVRLIDSQFKNNNASIGGVSYTTLTSRTKVSNSNFTENTADSYAGAIYVQNSNATVENSNFNKGTSKYGGSLYMDGGVVTITNSNFTEDQAKAGSGGSLYATGFNVKLTVSNSNFKDCTSDMGGAIYTNTNGLVVENSYFENCIDNRYNTTIYTFKGLTLKNSTIIADVKTVNAGEQITITAPVNDRTLSEDELVTFNVEGKDYTTTKTGIAIIYNTTFTKGGNQVITVSFPSQPGNIMKLNYYVIKTGEFNVTGYEELYNKVEEIKANNEYTEVTIKLNPGNYSITNPINWGNTTHTTKKLTIKGNGQVIDGNNTKNFISITNGYTLNIENITAQNCYGLNGSVINNINSTVTIQDSIFNNNTAKNYGGVIYNGHANTTVIDSKASKNNATNGGFVYNNHNGNVTIITSTFNNNNASLGGVTFDNSLSTTTIMNSNFTNNNATYSGGVNYVSNASCVIKNSNYNNNTAKNGGAIFNTNKGSIDITKSNFTDNHANMGAFIYTNNAPLSIKDSILLNNVDDKNNYTMYLFNNITMKNTTIINDMGEVSKTTIVTINSPVYLRSLGDYDKAVFTVNGKTYTVYKQGGVRSIIQLNTTFNTFGDNIVAIAYDVLPGNTIQLVYHIKDVVENITVDDINISSLKNGTITAIVTDVNGHSIKGELPATITINNKTYDTIIKNGLLNANIPTDTLKAGEYDVIIDIPETENSTHAQVTHSLSIIKRATQNMTLDDVTIKTMNNHTITITLNDVDGNMVQSNLPVAVKINGVTQKHITTNGNLLNITLDTDDFRAGVYNISIKLGENGYYTGSELVQKLTIEKRTPTISIKTNTPKTQDTLEAEIRITEDNTLVDGGFVIFKINGVTLKDETGNTVRANVENGFAYLNYKLPSNIGSGNYTISVVYNSPFHETIRTTENLTIEKQIVENKTLETILTQKGENTTISLNIADITGKQLVGNTKIAVKLNGKTQISQTISNGKLDISIPTDTFSNKNYTLTIILGANALYDKAVYNGMITIVNPREMPAYIENENLTVLE; encoded by the coding sequence ATGAAAAAAACAAATTATAAGTTTTTATTAACAGCACTTGTAATAATGTCAATATTTATCACCCTAAGCACAATAAGTGCAACAGATAATGTATCATCTGATAATGCACAACTAACAACATCAGATGACATAACACAACTACAATCTGAACAAATAAATACTGATATTAAAAAAACAAACACTGAAAATAAAGACATACAAAAAGAAATTTCAACTAAAAAAAATAATAAAATAAACAATACAAACAATCAAAAAACCACAAAAAAAGACACATATTCAGTAAATAACTACCAAGAACTATATAATAAAGTAGAAGACATAAAATCAAATTCACAAAATACAGAAGAAACAATCACCCTAAATAAAGGAACTTATACAATAACAAACCCAATAAACTGGGGAAACACAACACAAACCACTAAAAAACTCACAATAAAAGGAAATGGACAAGTAATTGATGGTAAAGGAGTTAAAAACTTCATAAGTGTTAAAAATGATTACATATTAAATCTTGAAAATATCATCATACAAAATACTAATGCATCAAATGGATCAGCAGTATCTACAAACAATGCAACAGTAAACATACAAAACTCACAATTTAACAATAACAACGCAAGTATGGGTGGAGCAATACACAACTACAACCGTAGTAGTATTACAATCACAAATACAACATTCAACAATAACAATGCAAAAAGTGGAGGAGCAATATACAACCGCTTTGCAAACTTAACAGTTACAAATGTAACAGCAACCCAAAACAATGCAACATGGGGAGGATTTGTATACAATGCATATAATGGTGATGTAAGACTTATAAACTCACAATTTAACAAAAATAACGCAAGTATTGGTGGAGTAAGTTACACAGCACTTACAAGCAGAACAAAAGTATCAAATTCAAACTTTACAGAAAACACAGCTAATAGTTATGCAGGTGCAATCTATGTACAAAACTCAAATGCAACAGTTGAAAATTCAAATTTCAACAAAGGAACATCAAAATATGGTGGAAGTTTATACATGGATGGAGGAATAGTAACAATTACAAACTCCAACTTCACAGAAGATCAAGCTAAAGCTGGAAGTGGAGGATCACTATATGCTACAGGATCTAATGTAAAACTCACAGTTTCAAACTCCAACTTCAAAGACTGTACATCAGATATGGGTGGAGCAATCTATACTAATACAAATGGATTAGTTGTAGAAAATTCAAACTTCAAAAACTGTATAGATAACAAATACAACACAACAATATACACATTCCAAGGTTTAACACTTAAAAATTCAACAATCATTGCAGATATAGCAACTGTAAATGCTGGAGAACAAGTTACAATTACAGCACCAGTAAATGATAGAACACTAAGTGAAAATGAACTCATAACATTCAATGTTGAAGGTAAAGATTATACAACAACCAAAACAGGAATAGCTATAATATATAACACAACCTTTACTAAAGGTGGAAACCAAGTTGTAACAGTTTCATTCCCATCACAACCTGGAAATACAATGACACTTAACTACAATGTCATTAAAACAGGAGAATTTAATGTAACAGGATATGAAGAATTATACAACAAAGTTGAAGAAATTAAAGCAAACAATGAATACACAGAAGTAACAATAAACCTTAAATCAGGCGACTACTCAATAACAAACCCAATAAACTGGGGAAACACAACACATACAACAAAAACAATAACAATAAAAGGAAATAATCAAGTAATTGATGGTAAAAAAGTTAAAAACTTCATAAGTGTTAAAAATGATTACACATTAAACCTTGAAAATATCATTATACAAAATACTAATGCATCAAATGGATCAGCAGTATCTACAAACAATGCAACAGTAAACATACAAAACTCACAATTTAACAACAATAACGCAAGTATGGGTGGAGCAATACACAACTACAACCGTAGTACTATCACAATTACAAACACAACATTCAACAATAACAATGCAAAAAGTGGAGGAGCAATATACAACCGCTTTGCAAATCTAACAGTTACAAATGTAACAGCAACCAAAAACAATGCAACATGGGGAGGATTTGTATATAACGCATATAATGGTGATGTAAGACTCATAGATTCACAATTTAAAAATAACAATGCAAGTATTGGTGGAGTAAGTTACACAACACTTACAAGCAGAACAAAAGTATCAAACTCTAATTTCACAGAAAACACAGCTGATAGTTATGCAGGTGCAATCTATGTACAAAACTCAAATGCAACAGTTGAAAACTCAAATTTCAATAAAGGAACATCAAAATATGGTGGAAGTTTATACATGGATGGAGGAGTAGTAACAATTACAAACTCTAACTTCACAGAAGATCAAGCTAAAGCTGGAAGTGGAGGATCACTTTATGCTACAGGATTTAATGTAAAACTCACAGTTTCAAATTCCAACTTTAAAGACTGTACATCAGATATGGGTGGAGCAATTTATACTAATACAAATGGATTAGTTGTAGAAAACTCATACTTCGAAAACTGTATAGATAACAGATATAATACAACAATATACACATTTAAAGGTTTAACACTTAAAAATTCAACAATCATTGCTGATGTAAAAACTGTAAATGCTGGAGAACAAATTACAATTACAGCACCAGTAAATGATAGAACATTAAGTGAAGATGAACTTGTAACATTCAATGTTGAAGGTAAAGATTATACAACCACTAAAACAGGAATAGCTATAATATATAATACAACTTTCACTAAAGGTGGAAATCAAGTTATAACAGTTTCATTCCCATCACAACCTGGAAATATAATGAAACTTAACTATTATGTCATTAAAACAGGAGAGTTTAATGTAACAGGATATGAAGAATTATACAACAAAGTTGAAGAAATTAAAGCAAACAATGAATACACAGAAGTAACAATAAAATTAAACCCAGGTAACTACTCAATAACAAACCCAATAAACTGGGGAAACACAACACATACCACTAAAAAACTTACAATAAAAGGTAATGGACAAGTTATTGATGGTAATAATACTAAAAACTTCATAAGCATAACAAATGGATACACTTTAAATATTGAAAATATAACTGCACAAAACTGTTATGGTTTAAATGGATCTGTAATAAATAACATTAATTCAACAGTAACCATACAAGATTCAATATTTAATAATAACACAGCTAAAAACTATGGTGGAGTAATTTACAATGGTCATGCAAATACAACAGTAATTGATTCTAAAGCTTCAAAAAACAATGCTACAAATGGAGGATTTGTATACAACAACCATAATGGAAATGTTACAATTATAACATCAACATTTAACAATAACAATGCATCATTAGGTGGAGTAACATTTGATAACTCATTATCAACAACAACAATTATGAACTCTAACTTCACAAACAACAATGCAACATACAGTGGTGGGGTAAACTATGTATCTAATGCATCATGTGTAATTAAAAACTCAAACTACAACAACAATACAGCAAAAAATGGTGGAGCAATATTCAATACAAATAAAGGTAGTATAGATATTACAAAATCAAACTTCACAGATAACCATGCAAACATGGGAGCATTCATATACACAAACAATGCACCATTAAGCATAAAAGATTCAATACTACTAAACAATGTAGATGATAAAAATAACTACACAATGTACTTATTTAACAATATCACCATGAAAAATACTACTATCATAAATGACATGGGAGAAGTATCAAAAACAACCATAGTAACTATTAATTCACCTGTATATCTAAGATCACTAGGTGACTATGATAAAGCAGTATTTACTGTTAATGGTAAAACCTACACAGTATACAAACAAGGTGGAGTAAGAAGTATTATACAATTAAATACAACATTTAATACATTTGGTGATAATATTGTAGCTATAGCTTATGATGTACTACCTGGTAACACAATACAATTAGTATATCATATAAAAGATGTAGTTGAAAATATAACAGTTGATGACATAAATATTAGTTCACTTAAAAATGGTACTATTACAGCAATTGTAACTGATGTAAATGGTCATTCTATTAAAGGAGAACTTCCTGCAACAATAACTATAAACAACAAAACATATGATACTATAATTAAAAATGGTCTTCTTAATGCAAATATTCCAACAGACACATTAAAAGCTGGAGAATATGATGTTATAATTGATATACCAGAAACTGAAAATAGTACTCATGCACAAGTTACACATTCATTAAGTATAATAAAACGTGCAACACAAAACATGACACTTGATGATGTTACAATTAAAACAATGAATAATCATACCATTACAATCACATTAAATGATGTGGATGGTAATATGGTACAATCAAACTTACCTGTTGCTGTAAAAATTAATGGTGTAACACAAAAACATATAACAACAAATGGTAACTTACTTAATATAACATTAGATACTGATGATTTTAGAGCTGGAGTATATAATATAAGTATAAAATTAGGTGAAAATGGATACTACACAGGATCTGAATTAGTACAAAAACTAACAATTGAAAAACGTACACCTACTATAAGTATAAAAACAAACACACCAAAAACACAAGATACATTAGAAGCAGAAATCAGAATAACAGAAGATAACACATTAGTAGATGGAGGATTTGTAATCTTTAAAATTAATGGTGTAACACTTAAAGATGAAACTGGAAATACAGTACGTGCAAATGTAGAAAATGGATTTGCATATCTTAACTACAAACTTCCAAGTAATATTGGATCAGGAAATTACACAATTAGCGTAGTTTACAATAGTCCGTTCCATGAAACTATAAGAACTACAGAAAACTTAACAATAGAAAAACAAATAGTTGAAAATAAAACATTAGAAACAATCTTAACACAAAAAGGTGAAAATACAACAATAAGTCTTAACATAGCTGATATAACTGGAAAACAATTAGTTGGAAATACCAAAATAGCTGTAAAACTCAATGGTAAAACACAGATATCACAAACTATTAGTAATGGTAAACTTGATATTTCAATACCAACAGATACTTTCTCAAATAAAAATTACACCTTAACAATAATATTAGGTGCTAATGCATTATATGATAAAGCAGTATATAATGGTATGATAACAATAGTAAATCCAAGGGAAATGCCAGCTTATATTGAAAATGAAAATTTAACAGTTTTAGAATAA
- a CDS encoding preprotein translocase subunit SecD, whose protein sequence is MNQATKQFLKKPRTILMAVLLIISIVSVGVFGLQEGLDLAGGSMIQLHLDEPVDQDTMSTVTSVLDKRLNAFGISDVKVRQSGDQDVIVEIAGVKPEQVQNIISTPGKFEAKINGETALTGSDIQTVSAAEVTGNRWSVPFSVNTAAANKFAQVAQGQAGATVDMYLDDKLISSPQLDAGLANGVGSTDIEVSGGEQSKQAAEEKATEIHTVLESGALPVKLHISGVNSVSAELGAEFESGVLIAGFLALLAIVAVIAIKYKSPSLVIPIIVTSVSEVILILGFASLTHWNLDLAAIAGIIAAIGTGVDDQIVMTDEVLARRDRSDRKNIVKSRIKRAFFIVYASAGTLIAAMLPLAYIGFSRGATGIGMLTGFAVTTVVGALAGIFITRPVFADYMETFLIKSPKQTLSASGTGNVKDQEPKKNKKKGRKTLQREAEEAKKKRF, encoded by the coding sequence ATTAATCAAGCCACTAAACAATTTCTAAAAAAACCTAGAACCATACTAATGGCAGTATTACTTATTATAAGTATTGTTTCTGTCGGAGTATTTGGTCTTCAGGAAGGACTTGACCTTGCTGGTGGATCAATGATACAATTACACCTTGATGAACCAGTAGATCAAGATACAATGTCAACCGTTACATCAGTACTTGATAAAAGGCTTAATGCTTTTGGTATTAGTGATGTAAAAGTAAGACAAAGTGGAGATCAAGATGTTATCGTTGAAATAGCCGGGGTTAAGCCCGAGCAGGTGCAAAATATTATAAGTACGCCAGGTAAATTTGAAGCAAAAATAAATGGAGAAACAGCACTTACAGGTTCTGATATTCAAACTGTATCAGCAGCAGAAGTAACAGGTAACCGTTGGTCTGTACCATTTAGTGTAAATACAGCAGCAGCAAATAAATTTGCACAAGTAGCACAAGGACAAGCTGGTGCAACAGTAGATATGTACCTTGATGATAAACTTATATCATCACCACAACTTGATGCTGGACTTGCAAATGGAGTAGGATCAACAGATATAGAAGTATCTGGAGGAGAACAATCCAAACAAGCAGCAGAAGAAAAAGCTACTGAAATTCACACAGTACTTGAATCAGGTGCACTTCCTGTAAAACTACATATTTCAGGAGTAAACAGTGTATCAGCAGAATTAGGTGCTGAATTTGAATCAGGAGTTCTTATTGCTGGTTTCCTCGCACTTCTTGCTATTGTAGCTGTAATTGCTATCAAATATAAATCTCCATCTCTTGTAATACCAATTATCGTAACAAGCGTATCAGAAGTTATACTTATACTTGGATTTGCATCACTTACACATTGGAACTTGGATCTTGCAGCAATTGCAGGTATTATTGCGGCGATTGGTACAGGAGTAGACGACCAAATTGTTATGACAGATGAGGTTCTTGCACGTCGTGATAGAAGTGATCGTAAAAATATTGTTAAATCAAGAATTAAACGAGCATTCTTTATTGTGTATGCATCTGCAGGAACACTTATAGCAGCTATGCTTCCACTTGCATATATTGGATTTTCAAGAGGTGCAACTGGAATTGGTATGCTCACAGGTTTTGCTGTAACAACAGTAGTTGGAGCTCTTGCAGGTATCTTTATTACAAGACCAGTATTTGCTGATTATATGGAAACATTCCTTATTAAATCACCAAAACAGACACTTAGTGCTTCTGGTACTGGAAATGTTAAAGATCAAGAACCTAAAAAGAACAAGAAAAAAGGACGTAAAACATTACAAAGAGAAGCAGAAGAAGCTAAAAAGAAAAGATTCTAA